The proteins below are encoded in one region of Coturnix japonica isolate 7356 chromosome 10, Coturnix japonica 2.1, whole genome shotgun sequence:
- the C10H15orf39 gene encoding uncharacterized protein C15orf39 homolog, translating to MASKRHSEPLDAVPFHKLPRLEAEPDPGVPSMLCKPNPAPTASPETHLGYNGSYFSCPQTERQLLHCLLLQPHSPMGRPSAEQGKNHPMWDPLVAQDRWSSQQGHPFPLRKPPAIPKPVYAAPLCFSPLSSQGGDTLQRGLGAMSAVPPPSPVTLPHYYTAFEKYHGPPAVHDQGKAPGIPTFIPDPWMKVHWEHPSACYPQPPYPQPAGSFYKAFSFTVNGKSPPFPRTYLKPPDLLRHHPSPSDGFVSRLAAPATLPPLKAMGPPRDPEPPPLHPARYLHPNPGLAFSPVDAALFTEHHSDGRTAPLDAHGRRVVTGHSSAFHPIHTPQKTPVGLLGPFPKGEDGYSLDKAMMANPVPCQQQEVKGGVGEATKGHFTPCGAIFPQERPRDRWSSDVSPPSPPMPVIKMVFSLAPYREYLEGMEGSTDVPNEHPRGVTPPQNTSSCWEPAGIKVTSISLRGEGENCHQKIPEGPKTKLVSPKPPAGLQDSGGEPTPGDVALDLSLKKSLVTTGSTHTEGMLDPGEKEGTLGLVEAGEDTNVPPQLVGVGADTKAQVPPSQVEVGEDTKAQVPVQLVEISSRDRSHFQSSAAFMFKKYKILKSWGSACAPQPSSPPHTWQGSPSTSVPQEPFHNPKHVDMSPVLPQAPLPTPCHIPAQPCVANQGFSALHMSLCSIISCSVSASSPELLRDWLRRTEPGETLAETPTSLPKTKNGSKHPEPQEPLKGKEIWLAFRNAATLLSKLLAQLETFTFTCKCPFPYVLRAGAIFIPIHVVKEKLFPELPGASVDQVLQKHKVELRPTTLSEEKLLRELELKSCTSRMLKLLALKQLPDIYPDLLNLLWHHSIQQQLGSRSDVGQ from the exons ATGGCCTCAAAACGTCACTCGGAGCCTCTGGATGCCGTCCCTTTTCACAAGCTACCTCGGCTGGAGGCCGAGCCTGACCCAGGCGTCCCCTCCATGCTCTGCAAACCCAACCCTGCACCCACAGCCAGCCCTGAGACCCACCTCGGCTACAACGGCTCCTACTTCTCCTGCCCACAGACGGAGAGACAGCTcctgcactgcctgctccttcagccccacagccctatGGGCAGGCCGAGTGCTGAGCAGGGCAAGAATCACCCCATGTGGGACCCCCTGGTGGCACAAGACAGGTGGTCCAGCCAGCAGGGCCACCCCTTCCCACTGAGGAAGCCACCAGCCATTCCCAAGCCCGTGTATGCAGCCCCACTTTGCTTCTCACCGCTGAGCTCCCAGGGAGGTGATACCCTGCAGAGGGGTCTGGGCGCCATGTCTGCTGTGCCTCCACCTTCCCCTGTCACCCTCCCCCATTATTACACTGCCTTTGAGAAATACCATGGTCCCCCTGCTGTGCATGACCAGGGGAAGGCACCTGGAATCCCCACCTTCATCCCAGACCCCTGGATGAAGGTGCACTGGGAGCATCCCTCTGCTTGCTACCCACAGCCCCCCTACCCGCAACCTGCAGGCTCCTTCTACAAAGCTTTCAGCTTCACAGTGAATGGGAAATCTCCCCCTTTTCCCAGAACTTACCTTAAACCCCCAGACCTCCTGAGACACCATCCCAGTCCCTCAGATGGCTTTGTGTCACGGCTGGCTGCACCAGCCACGTTGCCTCCACTGAAAGCAATGGGACCACCAAGGGATCCTGAGCCTCCACCTCTGCATCCAGCCAGGTACCTGCATCCAAATCCTGGACTGGCCTTCAGCCCCGTGGATGCTGCGTTATTCACTGAGCATCACAGCGATGGGAGAACGGCACCACTGGATGCCCATGGAAGGAGGGTGGTGACGGGGCACAGCAGCGCCTTCCACCCCATCCACACCCCACAGAAGACACCTGTTGGGCTGTTGGGGCCATTTCCCAAAGGAGAAGATGGTTACAGTCTGGATAAGGCTATGATGGCCAACCCTGtcccctgccagcagcaggaggtcaAAGGTGGGGTTGGGGAAGCCACCAAGGGGCACTTCACCCCTTGTGGGGCCATTTTTCCCCAGGAGAGGCCGAGGGACCGATGGAGCAGTGATGTGTCCCCTCCTTCCCCACCGATGCCAGTGATCAAAATGGTCTTCAGCCTGGCGCCTTACAGGGAGTATCTGGAGGGGATGGAAGGCTCCACTGATGTCCCCAACGAGCACCCACGAGGGGTCACACCACCCCAGAATACAAGCAGCTGTTGGGAGCCTGCTGGCATCAAGGTGACATCCATCTCGCTGCGTGGGGAAGGGGAAAACTGTCACCAAAAGATCCCTGAGGGTCCCAAGACAAAGCTCGTGTCCCCAAAGCCACCGGCAGGACTTCAGGACAGCGGAGGGGAACCAACCCCTGGTGATGTGGCATTGGACTTGAGCTTGAAGAAGAGCCTGGTGACAACAGGGAGCACCCACACAGAGGGGATGTTGGACCCAGGGGAGAAAGAGGGGACACTGGGCTTGGTGGAGGCGGGTGAGGACACCAATGTGCCACCACAGCTGGTGGGGGTGGGTGCGGACACCAAAGCCCAGGTGCCACCCAGCCAAGTTGAGGTGGGTGAGGACACCAAAGCCCAGGTGCCAGTGCAGCTGGTGGAGATCAGCTCTAGGGACAGGAGTCACTTCCAGAGCTCCGCCGCCTTCATGTTCAAGAAATACAAGATCCTGAAGTCCTGGGGATCCGCCTGTgccccccagcccagctccccacCTCACACGTGGCAGGGGTCTCCCAGCACCTCTGTCCCACAGGAGCCTTTCCACAACCCAAAGCACGTGGACATGTCACCAGTGCTGCCCCAAGCCCCCCTGCCCACCCCCTGCCACATCCCAGCCCAGCCATGCGTAGCCAACCAGGGTTTCTCTGCCTTGCACATGTCCCTGTGCAGCATCATCTCATGCTCAGTGTCCGCGTCCTCCCCGGAGCTGCTGCGGGACTGGCTGCGGAGGACAGAGCCAGGAGAAACATTGGCAGAGACACCCACATCCCTTCCTAAAACCAAAAATGGCTCCAAACACCCTGAGCCTCAGGAGCCCCTGAAAGGCAAGGAGATCTGGCTGGCATTCCGGAACGCAGCCACGCTCCTCAGCAAGCTCCTGGCTCAGCTGGAGACCTTCACCTTCACCTGCAAGTGCCCCTTTCCCTATGTGTTGCGGGCAGGTGCCATCTTCATTCCCATCCACGTGGTGAAGGAGAAACTCTTCCCTGAGCTTCCCGGGGCTTCTGTGGACCAGGTGCTGCAGAAGCACAAGGTAGAGCTGCGTCCCACCACACTCTCTGAAGAGAAGCttctgagggagctggagctCAAGAGCTGCACCTCACGCATGTTGAAGCTCCTGGCTCTCAAACAGCTCCCTGACATCTACCCAGACCTGCTGAACCTCCTGTGGCACCACtccattcagcagcagctcG GGTCGAGGTCGGATGTTGGCCAGTAG